The following coding sequences are from one Arachis hypogaea cultivar Tifrunner chromosome 7, arahy.Tifrunner.gnm2.J5K5, whole genome shotgun sequence window:
- the LOC112702297 gene encoding uncharacterized protein yields MEPSPSTRYNLRSRGRIIGNRLLRLRRGVPVYNHHHSCQKPCRPSVKKVQKPCGPSILRGTDEELGNQRPHDCKIRKEQRRQSRLRFMEKYRAYPFVAMQHYNRMLKEEEQYKVYDRGDGIMSAYKKVGVFHQLHILGVPKSFEYMQNSSDDDVPVKHFYARIHQAPKRNTHVDYCEPFEGEGPPWKGLDITRVVPLCCKFCGLANGRAIKSRSLELSEQAKANGEDSDSDYWDGYSDPNAPKKEIRGALAEFRRRR; encoded by the exons ATGGAACCATCACCATCAACGCGATACAATCTGCGATCTCGTGGTCGTATAATCGGCAACCGCCTTTTGAGGTTACGCCGAGGAGTTCCAGTCTATAATCATCACCACTCATG TCAAAAGCCTTGTAGGCCCTCCGTTAAAAAAGT ACAAAAGCCTTGTGGACCCTCGATACTTAGAGGAACTGATGAGGAACTAGG AAATCAAAGGCCACATGATTGTAAGATTAGAAAAGA ACAACGGAGACAAAGTAGATTACGTTTTATGGAGAAGTATCGGGCTTATCCATTTGTGGCAATGCAACACTACAACAGAATGCTAAAAGAG GAAGAACAGTACAAAGTTTATGATCGTGGAGATGGGATTATGTCGGCTTACAAAAAAGTTGGTGTTTTTCATCAACTGCACATTTTGGGGGTGCCAAAATCTTTTGAATACATGCAGAACTCATCGGATGATGATGTTCCTGTTAAGCACTTTTATGCCCGGATCCATCAAGCACCCAAAAGGAATACTCATGTAGATTACTGTGAGCCTTTTGAAGGAGAAGGACCTCCATGGAAAG GTCTTGATATTACCCGAGTCGTTCCCTTGTGCTGTAAATTTTGTGGTCTTGCAAATGGGCGTGCTATCAAGTCAAGATCATTAGAATTGAG CGAGCAAGCTAAAGCTAATGGAGAAGATTCGGATTCAGACTACTGGGA TGGTTACTCGGACCCTAATGCCCCTAAAAAAGAAATCAGAGGAGCATTAGCAGAATTTAGGAGAAGGCGTTGA